The following coding sequences are from one Granulicella arctica window:
- a CDS encoding TonB-dependent receptor, with protein sequence MQTIHSPRIMKYLGILLLTLFVCNVFANRAFAQADQGAITGLVLDPTGAVVSGAQVTLSNTDTGLILQSQTDSSGNYVFSPIKIGNYKVSVTALGFSTTTQENIQLHVQDRIAVNIELKTGAENTTVTVTTAPPLLQTTEGSTGQVIESKTINDTPLNGRNWIFIAQLTAGVAPANGSRGQGKGDFSANGQRSEQNNYIMDGVDNNVNVVDFFNAASYIVRPPPDALAEFKVQTGAYSSEFGHSAGAVVNASIKSGSNQIHGSLWEYIRNDAFDVREFFQGTSPIAKYRQNQFGATLGLPIIKNKLFFFGDVEADRIIFGETHGGLSVPTAKERIGDFSELLNPTLSGLSANPTGINPATGLAYPLAGQIYVPNATNNGTTPVSGNLLNQQAGVTLNPVALNLLSLFPLPNVGATGQTYNNYTSQTDTIDNTFQWDVRVDWNASSRDQAFARFSYDHEPATHPAPLGAILDGGGFGDTGQIISLGENFAGSETHSFSPTLTNEFRFGYNYGHFGGLQENGNTDIAPTLGLGGIPFSAQNGGLPAFNVSGLSFFGSPTYYVTNEYENVYQILDNITKVFGNHTFKAGVNFQRIRFTTLQPDQGRGTYDFRGPSDNGSNFYSGQLGSPNTGSGIADFLTNNFDNAGISNLFTTDDVRWNRSAYIQDDWKASQRLTLNYGVRYDYSEPYLERHDNQAAFIMTSAAVASQGTGLYLLPKSKQGTALPASFARYLALDNITVQYTDNRKLIDPQKVNFAPRLGFAYTVNDKTVIRGGFGIFFGGLESVGYYPNLGVNVPFAFDSGFAAASCTYNGACPNNGLSLETGFSNALAAGLINSIQQPTLRGSEAKVRSPYSEQFNLTTEYAINNATVATVSYVGSVARHLQQFPNPNGQTALTPNGFTGYVTAAGDKVNPFRPFPHFQGFAYTAYDGVSNYNSLQAKLERRFSHGISFLTTYTWAHTLDDAPTPLGSTNDSGYRGTNIVPIGQDYSNAPIDVRQRFTLNGNYELPFGKGREFLNQSGPLNYLIGGWSSSLVFRAQTGQPITIGTNGITSPGGATAQAIRIGNPYASGGTPNASNPGITCAAAARTVTNWYNPCAFANPKADDIGYTTAKYSDGTYIPNSVSGNAALAYLGSPRGQIYGPGYERVDMSLFKSFPTFREQSLTFRADIFNLLNTPGYGNPSTTSTESIASNGGLITSARLFQSNTPDSRFFQFSLKYAF encoded by the coding sequence ATGCAAACAATTCACTCTCCCAGGATTATGAAATACCTGGGCATCCTATTGTTGACCCTGTTCGTCTGCAATGTCTTCGCGAATCGTGCCTTCGCGCAAGCAGACCAGGGAGCTATCACCGGCCTTGTACTCGACCCCACCGGCGCGGTCGTATCCGGCGCCCAGGTTACTCTCAGCAACACCGACACCGGCCTCATCCTCCAGTCTCAGACAGACTCCAGCGGCAACTACGTCTTCTCCCCAATCAAGATCGGCAACTATAAGGTCTCGGTTACGGCCCTCGGATTCTCCACCACCACACAGGAGAACATTCAGCTCCACGTTCAGGACCGCATCGCCGTAAACATCGAACTGAAGACCGGCGCGGAGAACACCACCGTAACCGTCACTACCGCACCTCCGCTCCTCCAGACCACCGAAGGCTCCACAGGACAAGTCATCGAGTCCAAGACCATCAACGACACGCCGCTCAACGGTCGCAACTGGATCTTCATCGCGCAACTCACCGCCGGTGTCGCGCCTGCCAACGGATCACGCGGTCAGGGCAAAGGCGACTTTTCCGCCAACGGTCAGCGCTCCGAGCAGAACAACTACATCATGGATGGCGTCGATAACAACGTCAACGTCGTCGACTTCTTCAACGCTGCCAGCTACATCGTCCGTCCCCCACCCGATGCACTCGCCGAGTTCAAGGTCCAGACCGGTGCCTATAGCTCCGAGTTCGGCCACTCCGCAGGTGCTGTCGTCAACGCCAGCATCAAGTCTGGCAGCAACCAGATCCACGGCAGCCTCTGGGAGTACATCCGCAACGATGCCTTCGACGTCCGCGAATTCTTCCAGGGCACCTCACCGATTGCGAAGTATCGCCAGAACCAGTTCGGCGCGACTCTCGGCCTGCCCATCATCAAGAACAAGCTCTTCTTCTTCGGCGACGTCGAAGCGGATCGCATCATCTTCGGCGAAACCCATGGTGGCTTGTCGGTACCCACGGCCAAAGAACGTATCGGAGACTTCAGCGAGCTGCTGAATCCCACTCTGAGTGGTCTGTCTGCTAATCCAACCGGCATCAATCCAGCGACTGGTCTAGCCTATCCCCTGGCAGGTCAAATCTATGTGCCCAATGCAACCAACAACGGCACAACTCCAGTGAGTGGCAACCTGCTCAACCAGCAGGCAGGAGTAACCCTCAATCCCGTCGCTCTGAATCTCCTTAGCCTATTCCCACTACCAAACGTCGGTGCCACTGGACAGACATACAACAACTACACCAGCCAGACAGACACCATCGACAATACCTTCCAATGGGACGTCCGTGTGGACTGGAACGCCAGCAGCAGGGATCAGGCCTTCGCTCGCTTCAGCTATGACCACGAGCCTGCGACCCATCCCGCTCCGTTGGGCGCGATCCTCGATGGCGGCGGATTTGGCGATACCGGCCAGATCATCTCGCTCGGCGAAAACTTCGCCGGCAGCGAAACCCACTCTTTCTCCCCAACCCTCACCAATGAGTTTCGTTTCGGCTACAACTACGGCCACTTCGGCGGTCTTCAGGAGAACGGCAACACGGACATCGCTCCGACCCTCGGATTGGGCGGCATCCCGTTCAGCGCCCAAAACGGTGGTCTTCCTGCCTTCAACGTGTCGGGCCTCTCCTTCTTCGGTTCGCCAACCTACTACGTCACTAACGAATACGAGAACGTCTATCAGATCCTCGATAACATCACCAAGGTCTTCGGCAATCACACCTTCAAGGCTGGCGTAAACTTTCAGCGCATTCGCTTCACAACCTTGCAGCCCGACCAGGGCCGCGGTACCTATGACTTCCGTGGACCAAGCGACAATGGATCGAACTTTTACTCTGGCCAGCTCGGTTCACCCAATACCGGATCGGGTATCGCGGACTTTCTGACCAACAACTTCGACAACGCAGGCATCTCCAATCTCTTCACCACGGACGATGTTCGCTGGAATCGTTCCGCCTATATACAGGATGACTGGAAGGCCAGCCAAAGGCTGACGTTGAACTACGGCGTCCGCTACGACTACTCGGAGCCCTATCTGGAACGGCATGACAATCAGGCAGCCTTTATTATGACCAGCGCAGCCGTCGCCAGCCAGGGCACAGGCTTATACCTTTTGCCGAAGAGCAAGCAAGGGACTGCCCTGCCCGCTTCGTTCGCCCGCTACCTTGCGCTGGACAACATTACCGTGCAGTACACCGACAACCGCAAACTGATCGATCCGCAGAAGGTAAACTTCGCTCCGCGTCTCGGCTTTGCCTATACCGTGAACGACAAAACAGTCATTCGCGGCGGATTCGGAATCTTCTTCGGCGGCCTCGAGAGCGTCGGCTACTACCCGAACCTCGGCGTCAATGTGCCCTTTGCATTCGACTCAGGTTTCGCTGCTGCAAGCTGCACCTATAACGGAGCCTGCCCTAACAATGGTCTCAGCCTCGAGACAGGCTTTAGCAACGCGCTCGCCGCAGGTCTGATCAACTCCATCCAGCAGCCGACCCTCCGTGGCAGCGAAGCGAAGGTTCGTTCTCCTTATAGTGAACAGTTCAACCTCACCACGGAGTACGCGATCAACAACGCCACAGTGGCAACTGTCTCCTATGTCGGTTCGGTTGCCCGCCACCTCCAGCAGTTCCCCAACCCCAACGGACAGACCGCACTCACCCCCAATGGGTTCACCGGCTATGTCACCGCTGCTGGCGACAAGGTCAATCCCTTCCGCCCCTTCCCTCACTTCCAGGGCTTCGCCTACACCGCCTATGACGGCGTATCGAACTACAACTCCTTACAAGCCAAGCTGGAGCGCCGCTTCTCGCACGGCATCAGCTTCCTCACTACCTACACCTGGGCCCATACACTCGACGATGCTCCCACGCCCCTCGGCAGCACGAATGACTCCGGCTACCGTGGCACGAATATCGTTCCCATCGGCCAGGACTACTCCAACGCTCCGATCGACGTTCGTCAGCGGTTCACCCTCAACGGCAACTATGAGCTGCCCTTCGGCAAAGGACGCGAGTTCCTGAATCAGAGCGGTCCGCTCAACTACCTCATCGGAGGCTGGTCAAGCAGCCTCGTCTTCCGTGCTCAAACGGGTCAGCCGATCACCATCGGCACCAACGGCATCACCAGCCCCGGCGGAGCAACCGCCCAGGCGATCCGCATCGGCAATCCCTACGCGTCAGGTGGCACACCCAACGCCTCGAACCCAGGCATCACCTGCGCCGCCGCGGCCCGCACCGTCACCAACTGGTACAACCCCTGCGCCTTCGCCAATCCAAAGGCGGACGACATCGGCTATACCACTGCCAAATACTCGGATGGAACCTACATCCCCAACTCCGTCTCAGGCAACGCCGCGCTCGCCTACCTTGGTAGCCCGCGCGGTCAGATCTACGGACCAGGATACGAGCGCGTCGACATGTCGCTCTTCAAATCCTTCCCCACCTTCCGCGAGCAAAGCCTCACCTTCCGCGCGGACATCTTCAACCTCTTGAACACACCCGGCTATGGAAACCCAAGCACCACAAGCACTGAGAGCATCGCGTCCAACGGTGGTTTGATCACCTCAGCACGCTTGTTCCAGAGCAACACACCGGACTCGCGCTTCTTCCAGTTCTCCCTGAAGTACGCCTTCTAG
- a CDS encoding phosphocholine-specific phospholipase C — translation MKTRRDFLRMTAASASATMIPPSIQRALAIPAHRSTGTIRDVEHVVILMQENRSFDHYFGSLRGVRGFSDPRPAPLPNGKPVWYQPPPSTKTKHYQSRGLSPDAPHVLPFYLNPKATTEYQDGTDHGWSSGHLSWNHGRYDQWVTQKQDALTMGYLKREDVSFHYALADAFTLCDAYFCSVHADTCPNRIYLWSGTCDPRNIHGKKPNGPGIEERSKTNGYTWMTYPERLQEQGVSWKVYQGGTGIPGTPTDNYTDNSLEFFANYQVMEGASPSGPLVTQGVSNHTLRDLHEDVTQGRLPQVSWIIAPYKYCEHPEASPTDGAYFVSLVLEALTSNPEVWSKTVFFINYDENDGLFDHVVPPMPPSSQARNAHGMVSDDLLESLQDELLDLDQYPHEKNPIIPGADPGGLQPIGLGPRVPMLIVSPWTTGGWVCSQVFDHTSVLQFLEARFGVAEPNITKWRRSVCGDLTSAFNFANPVTSPSTSFRVPKPVRSRHEPYQVPAMQVMPSQEPGTRLARALPYDIQTQCRVETSRVWVDLINRGKAGASFYIYDGTALSNEPRRYTVSAGQSLSDFWMPNAESSAYDLSLYGPNGYHAHFQGSITQSTTPGSSHEASLDYVPESKSIRITIRNSGAEPCVFEVSEAYNSVAVQKYTVNGTGNAEVHVPVSSSSGWFDVIVQTRQDTYFLRRWAGHLEDGRPSTSDPGLNHSISEPSS, via the coding sequence ATGAAGACCAGACGCGACTTTCTCCGTATGACGGCAGCCTCCGCCAGCGCTACCATGATTCCGCCTTCGATCCAACGGGCGTTGGCAATTCCAGCCCATCGCTCCACAGGCACCATTCGCGATGTAGAACATGTAGTGATCCTCATGCAGGAGAATCGCTCGTTCGACCACTACTTCGGATCCCTGCGTGGCGTCCGCGGCTTTAGCGATCCCCGCCCCGCGCCACTGCCGAACGGAAAGCCTGTCTGGTATCAGCCTCCACCCTCAACTAAAACCAAGCATTATCAGTCTCGCGGCCTCTCCCCGGACGCTCCCCATGTTCTGCCGTTTTATCTGAATCCCAAGGCAACCACGGAATATCAGGACGGTACAGATCACGGCTGGAGCAGCGGCCATCTCTCCTGGAACCATGGGCGTTACGACCAGTGGGTCACGCAAAAGCAGGACGCGCTCACCATGGGATATCTGAAGCGGGAGGATGTCAGCTTTCACTACGCCCTCGCCGACGCATTTACGCTCTGCGACGCTTACTTCTGCTCCGTGCACGCCGATACATGCCCCAACCGAATCTATCTGTGGTCAGGCACCTGCGACCCACGCAACATTCATGGGAAAAAGCCTAACGGTCCCGGCATCGAGGAGCGGTCAAAGACGAACGGCTATACATGGATGACCTATCCCGAGCGCCTACAGGAGCAGGGCGTCAGTTGGAAGGTCTATCAAGGTGGGACTGGGATTCCAGGGACACCTACCGATAACTACACAGACAACTCCCTCGAATTCTTTGCCAACTACCAGGTCATGGAAGGGGCTTCGCCCTCAGGCCCCCTCGTCACGCAAGGCGTATCGAACCATACCCTGCGCGATCTGCACGAGGACGTGACGCAAGGCCGTCTGCCGCAGGTATCGTGGATCATCGCGCCCTATAAATACTGCGAACATCCCGAAGCATCGCCTACGGATGGCGCATATTTCGTCTCGCTCGTGCTCGAGGCGCTCACCTCGAATCCTGAGGTATGGAGCAAGACGGTATTCTTCATCAACTACGACGAGAACGACGGGCTCTTCGACCATGTCGTTCCGCCAATGCCACCCAGTAGTCAAGCCCGCAACGCTCATGGAATGGTATCGGACGATCTTCTGGAGAGTCTCCAGGATGAGCTTCTCGACCTCGACCAGTATCCGCACGAAAAAAATCCAATCATTCCAGGTGCCGACCCTGGTGGCCTGCAACCCATCGGCCTCGGACCACGTGTTCCCATGCTCATCGTCTCGCCGTGGACCACCGGAGGGTGGGTGTGCTCCCAGGTCTTCGATCACACATCGGTATTACAGTTCCTCGAGGCACGCTTCGGAGTTGCCGAGCCCAATATCACCAAGTGGCGCAGATCGGTCTGCGGCGATCTCACCTCTGCCTTCAACTTCGCCAACCCTGTCACATCCCCATCAACATCCTTCCGCGTCCCCAAACCAGTGCGTTCGCGGCACGAACCCTATCAGGTTCCGGCTATGCAGGTAATGCCCTCGCAAGAGCCAGGAACACGCCTCGCAAGAGCGTTACCCTACGATATACAAACACAGTGCAGAGTGGAAACGAGTCGCGTCTGGGTAGACCTCATCAACCGTGGCAAAGCAGGAGCGTCTTTCTATATCTACGACGGTACTGCGCTAAGCAACGAGCCAAGACGCTATACAGTCTCCGCGGGCCAGTCCCTGTCCGACTTCTGGATGCCGAACGCCGAGTCAAGCGCATACGATCTCTCACTCTACGGTCCCAATGGATACCATGCTCACTTCCAAGGAAGCATCACCCAAAGCACCACCCCTGGGTCCTCTCACGAGGCTTCCCTGGATTATGTCCCAGAGAGCAAGAGCATTCGTATAACCATTAGGAATTCAGGCGCGGAGCCGTGCGTCTTCGAAGTATCGGAAGCATACAACAGTGTGGCCGTTCAGAAGTACACCGTAAACGGTACAGGAAACGCTGAGGTGCATGTACCTGTCTCATCCAGCTCAGGATGGTTCGACGTTATCGTTCAGACGCGCCAGGATACATACTTTCTGCGCCGTTGGGCCGGCCATCTGGAAGACGGCAGACCCAGCACTAGCGACCCAGGGTTGAACCACTCTATCAGTGAACCGTCATCTTGA
- a CDS encoding substrate binding domain-containing protein, with amino-acid sequence MGHALLMPLLASFMDRFPKVDVVLDLKDFANLSTHDWDVQLAAGILADSSHVARRITQISLRLYASAKYISRRGAPETFADLGQHDIVDKHWVNGISPWLDEAGTQQIAIKPRLVVNDMIAIVHAVREGAGIGWVPTLLAQQTYEADRLVTVLPYLKPAPIPVYAIFPRRRTASPKVRVFVDFLAEAFAARKLTHGRQE; translated from the coding sequence TTGGGGCATGCCCTGCTCATGCCGCTCCTAGCCTCGTTCATGGATCGTTTCCCCAAAGTCGACGTGGTCCTTGATCTGAAGGATTTCGCAAATCTTTCGACCCATGATTGGGATGTGCAGCTCGCAGCCGGAATCCTTGCTGATTCAAGTCATGTTGCACGACGCATCACCCAGATATCGCTGCGTCTCTATGCCAGCGCCAAGTATATTTCTCGTCGCGGTGCCCCGGAAACATTCGCCGACCTCGGCCAGCACGATATCGTAGACAAGCATTGGGTGAACGGGATATCGCCTTGGCTCGACGAAGCGGGCACACAACAAATTGCAATCAAACCGAGGCTGGTGGTGAACGACATGATCGCGATCGTCCATGCGGTTCGTGAAGGTGCCGGCATCGGTTGGGTGCCAACTTTACTCGCCCAGCAAACGTACGAAGCGGACAGGCTCGTTACCGTGCTACCTTACCTCAAACCCGCACCAATTCCGGTCTATGCTATCTTTCCGCGCCGCCGCACCGCGAGCCCGAAGGTGCGGGTCTTCGTCGATTTTCTTGCCGAAGCGTTTGCAGCACGAAAACTGACGCATGGGCGTCAAGAGTAG